Proteins from one Leptonema illini DSM 21528 genomic window:
- a CDS encoding SDR family oxidoreductase produces the protein MIVVTAASGQLGRLVVQELLKSVPAAEIVAGVRSPEKAKDLAGTGVQVRELDYTKPETIQAALAGVKKLLLISSNAVGSRAAEHKNVIDAAKKVGVELIAYTSILHADTTPMILAQEHKETEAMIKASGLPYVFLRNGWYTENYTANIAPVLQHGAVLGSAKDGKFSLAARADYAAAAAKVLTLDNQAGKIYELAGDVAYTLADYAAEIAKQTGKTIVYSDMPEADYAKVLVSVGLPEGFASVLADCDTGASKGALFEDSKTLSKLIGRATTPIAESIKAAL, from the coding sequence ATGATAGTAGTAACAGCAGCATCGGGCCAGCTCGGACGGCTTGTCGTCCAGGAGCTCTTAAAATCGGTGCCGGCCGCAGAGATCGTTGCCGGAGTCCGTTCTCCCGAAAAGGCGAAGGATCTTGCGGGCACAGGCGTGCAGGTGCGCGAACTCGACTACACAAAGCCAGAGACGATTCAGGCCGCCCTTGCCGGCGTGAAGAAACTGCTTCTGATCTCGTCTAACGCAGTCGGATCGCGGGCCGCCGAACATAAAAACGTAATTGATGCGGCAAAAAAGGTCGGAGTGGAGCTCATCGCCTACACGAGCATATTGCATGCCGACACGACTCCGATGATTCTCGCGCAGGAGCATAAAGAGACCGAGGCCATGATCAAGGCGTCGGGACTGCCTTACGTTTTTCTTCGCAACGGATGGTACACCGAGAACTACACGGCCAATATCGCTCCAGTCCTTCAGCATGGCGCCGTTCTCGGATCGGCGAAAGACGGTAAGTTTTCGTTAGCCGCCCGGGCCGACTACGCAGCGGCCGCGGCGAAGGTTCTAACGCTGGATAACCAGGCCGGCAAGATCTACGAGCTGGCCGGCGACGTCGCCTATACGCTTGCCGATTATGCCGCCGAGATCGCGAAGCAGACGGGCAAGACCATCGTTTACAGTGATATGCCCGAGGCCGACTACGCGAAAGTTCTGGTCAGCGTCGGACTGCCCGAAGGCTTCGCGAGCGTGCTCGCCGACTGCGACACCGGCGCCTCGAAGGGAGCGCTCTTTGAAGACAGCAAAACGCTGAGCAAGCTGATCGGTCGTGCGACGACTCCGATCGCCGAGTCGATTAAGGCTGCGCTGTAA
- a CDS encoding GNAT family N-acetyltransferase gives MSEFRIVPFSRAIDLQQFDAGVDALTEYLKKYARQNQDRGIGRTYVLTDSNNRAIGYYVVSMAEVSFASLPDLVKKRVPRYPLPAMRIGRLAVDHRYRGQKLGEMLLVDALQRSVNLFHQVGLFAVIVDAKDAVAEGFYEHFGFKHFVDRPASLFLPMGSIVKAFES, from the coding sequence GTGAGTGAATTTCGGATTGTCCCGTTTTCCAGAGCGATCGACCTGCAACAGTTCGACGCCGGAGTCGATGCGCTGACCGAGTATCTCAAGAAATATGCCCGACAGAATCAGGACAGAGGCATCGGCAGGACCTACGTACTGACAGACTCCAACAACAGAGCCATCGGATACTACGTTGTGAGCATGGCCGAAGTCTCATTCGCATCCTTGCCCGACTTGGTTAAAAAGCGTGTTCCTCGCTATCCTTTACCTGCAATGCGAATTGGAAGACTTGCCGTCGATCATCGCTACCGCGGCCAGAAACTCGGCGAGATGCTTCTCGTAGACGCTTTGCAACGCTCCGTCAATCTGTTCCATCAGGTCGGTCTCTTTGCGGTGATTGTCGATGCGAAGGATGCGGTAGCAGAAGGATTCTATGAACACTTCGGCTTCAAGCATTTCGTCGATCGGCCCGCCTCGCTATTCCTGCCAATGGGAAGCATTGTGAAAGCGTTTGAATCCTGA
- a CDS encoding TetR/AcrR family transcriptional regulator, with translation MRHDTRARLIDITFDEIFTHGYQGASLSAILGKAGINKGSMYHFFQSKKEMAMAMMEERLQILVPDVEPPYLDNLFASLREMGRLDLSRGCPVANLIQEMSNVDEDFHRILHRIYGDARARFKSVFDAAIAAAEMPPTDTEKLATVAFMLLEGGILGAKIGRTSDNYALAIDAMERLVRGG, from the coding sequence ATGAGGCACGATACAAGGGCACGACTGATCGACATCACCTTCGACGAGATCTTCACGCATGGCTATCAGGGAGCGTCGCTGTCGGCCATCCTCGGCAAGGCCGGCATCAACAAAGGCTCGATGTATCATTTCTTTCAGAGTAAGAAAGAGATGGCGATGGCAATGATGGAAGAGAGACTGCAGATCCTCGTTCCGGATGTGGAGCCTCCCTATCTTGATAACCTTTTCGCAAGCCTTCGCGAAATGGGACGACTGGATCTCAGCCGCGGATGCCCCGTCGCCAATCTCATTCAGGAGATGAGCAACGTCGACGAGGACTTCCATCGCATCCTGCATCGCATCTATGGCGATGCAAGGGCGCGTTTCAAGTCCGTCTTTGACGCAGCCATCGCCGCCGCCGAGATGCCTCCGACCGATACAGAGAAGCTGGCCACGGTCGCCTTCATGCTGCTTGAAGGCGGCATACTCGGCGCGAAGATCGGCCGCACTTCGGATAACTATGCCCTTGCCATCGATGCGATGGAGCGGCTGGTGAGAGGGGGATGA
- a CDS encoding DUF1778 domain-containing protein, translated as MALRETTKQDRIELRVNQRQKALIEEAASLSGMSLSSYMLAKALKSARQEIQEAEIIRLSDRDRDLFLKALDTAPKPSARLKKAVKRFHDR; from the coding sequence ATGGCCCTTCGAGAAACCACCAAGCAGGACCGAATCGAGCTCAGAGTCAACCAGCGCCAGAAGGCCCTCATAGAAGAGGCGGCGAGTCTGAGCGGCATGAGTTTAAGTTCCTACATGCTTGCAAAAGCGCTCAAATCGGCGCGACAGGAGATCCAGGAAGCCGAAATCATCCGGCTTTCTGATCGTGATCGCGATCTGTTTCTCAAAGCTCTGGATACGGCCCCAAAACCCAGCGCCAGACTAAAGAAAGCGGTAAAAAGGTTTCACGACCGGTGA
- a CDS encoding DUF1564 family protein, giving the protein MNEQTCIDGEPYYRTRSTLLIPKSYFKRFFWRSPYLKIGHHALSSYLAGLMNDPMLDFKLGFLERTGKWKKQYQEEGQELCRVNFYPDDRDWGRLSAIANATGYSRCYIFVYLMLIAMGVISLEDGGTSPSWVKGHWNPEVFCTICVDAATRKLTRILQT; this is encoded by the coding sequence ATGAACGAGCAGACTTGCATTGATGGGGAGCCCTACTACCGGACCCGCTCCACCTTGCTGATTCCGAAATCGTATTTTAAGCGGTTTTTCTGGCGCAGCCCCTACCTAAAGATAGGGCATCATGCGCTTTCTTCGTATCTGGCCGGGCTTATGAATGATCCTATGCTGGATTTCAAGCTGGGCTTCCTTGAGAGGACCGGCAAATGGAAAAAGCAGTATCAGGAAGAAGGGCAGGAGCTGTGCCGGGTGAATTTTTATCCGGATGACCGCGACTGGGGAAGGTTGTCGGCGATTGCGAATGCTACAGGATATTCTCGTTGTTATATATTCGTCTATCTGATGCTGATCGCAATGGGGGTGATCTCGCTGGAAGATGGAGGAACTTCACCATCTTGGGTGAAGGGCCACTGGAATCCTGAGGTTTTTTGCACTATTTGTGTCGATGCAGCCACCAGAAAACTCACGAGAATCCTGCAAACATAG
- a CDS encoding toll/interleukin-1 receptor domain-containing protein, with the protein MSVFISYSRTDSAFVDKLAVELVKERMNVWLDRWELKVGDSLLDRIQQAIQNADYLCIVLSKAAVESEWCRKELNAGLMRELEERHIILLPILIDDCKIPLFLREKLYADFRRSFDDGFQQLSESLAQAANSSQGRIADLRHYTDWGLDWGKDYDDLFFMRIIAVHSYQDFPYTILAEILILCDRATTDRQDHWESNGFGWFGRETLLTFLWEATELRNVRMVIDDSFPKETTSTVFDPKRGQSIIFKLSVRKLGLDIGKVTLYDFDQLINQIKKDRERRVPQISAQDQAAIARLL; encoded by the coding sequence ATGTCGGTATTTATTAGTTACTCGAGAACTGATAGCGCGTTTGTCGATAAGCTCGCAGTAGAGCTTGTCAAAGAGCGCATGAATGTTTGGCTCGATCGCTGGGAACTGAAAGTCGGTGATTCGCTCTTGGACCGAATTCAGCAGGCTATTCAAAATGCTGATTACTTGTGTATCGTACTTTCGAAAGCAGCAGTCGAATCAGAGTGGTGCAGAAAGGAGTTGAATGCAGGTTTAATGCGCGAGCTTGAAGAGCGTCATATCATACTCCTCCCAATTTTGATTGATGATTGTAAAATTCCTCTCTTTCTAAGAGAGAAACTCTATGCTGACTTCCGTAGATCTTTCGATGATGGCTTTCAACAGCTAAGCGAATCATTAGCGCAAGCTGCGAATTCATCTCAGGGCAGAATAGCTGACTTGCGTCATTATACTGATTGGGGCTTGGATTGGGGAAAGGATTACGATGATCTCTTCTTTATGCGAATCATTGCGGTTCATTCCTATCAGGATTTTCCTTACACGATACTTGCAGAAATCTTGATACTGTGCGACAGGGCCACGACGGACCGACAGGACCACTGGGAGAGTAATGGTTTTGGCTGGTTTGGACGTGAGACCTTGCTTACCTTCCTATGGGAGGCGACAGAACTTCGAAATGTACGGATGGTGATTGATGACAGCTTTCCCAAGGAAACCACTTCCACGGTTTTCGATCCAAAAAGGGGGCAATCCATCATTTTTAAGCTATCTGTTCGCAAGCTCGGTCTGGACATCGGTAAGGTTACCCTATATGATTTTGACCAGCTAATAAATCAGATCAAAAAGGATCGAGAGAGGCGGGTTCCGCAGATTTCTGCTCAAGATCAAGCCGCAATTGCTCGGTTGCTTTAG
- a CDS encoding YoaP domain-containing protein — protein MKQQSGQAQAAPTPATIFSLFHDGRFVTTDLSVCMDSRFDRIVGG, from the coding sequence ATGAAACAACAGTCTGGCCAGGCGCAGGCCGCCCCGACGCCGGCGACGATCTTTTCGCTCTTTCATGACGGACGCTTCGTAACGACCGATCTCAGCGTCTGCATGGATAGCCGGTTCGACAGGATTGTGGGAGGGTGA
- a CDS encoding HigA family addiction module antitoxin yields MKRLKNIHPGEILKEEFLVPMEISVYRLSQETGLSQTRLGQIVRGERGISAETALKLGKFFEIPAAFWLNLQNLYDLEEAERLHEKDIKSIQTAKALGLISA; encoded by the coding sequence ATGAAGCGACTGAAGAATATACATCCCGGCGAAATCCTTAAAGAAGAGTTTCTGGTTCCGATGGAGATATCGGTCTACCGTCTCTCTCAAGAGACAGGCCTATCGCAGACTCGCCTCGGGCAGATCGTTAGAGGCGAACGCGGCATTTCTGCTGAAACAGCGCTGAAGCTCGGCAAGTTCTTCGAGATTCCCGCGGCCTTCTGGCTCAATCTACAAAATCTGTATGACCTGGAGGAAGCGGAACGGCTGCATGAGAAAGATATAAAAAGCATCCAAACTGCGAAGGCACTGGGTTTGATATCGGCCTGA
- a CDS encoding PAS domain S-box protein: protein MAQQKFSSLSDDLDEVIRLLPVAAFLMDELGRILFANERFRSMVAPPAAEDLTIFDLMQLGTSDTQRDTFRDILAQSHDVLSVNADGKARHLHIRFSDAPLQSSQLYIGIVEDRTDQFTTLAGLRQSEDRLEAIFQSTPLGMCITDSKGYFETVNQAYCRLYGYTPQELIGRHFTIVVPESHKAQLADLHDRFIEEGAEIRGEWDVQRKDGSILTILADAVRIVGSDGSYKKVTFAMDITDKKRAERLKEDIEQITRHDIKSPLSGIMSLARFSKTQAGIPEDARRKFGMIEESCRKIFDLLNLSRGVYLMEQGEYTLDVSEVNLLSLLDQIVSDLHAETVARNIDLRIENETNQALIFYGEELLLYSMLSNLIRNAVEASPEGEKITVRVIPPQRRDETLRICIHNKGAIPESIRPVFFNKYVTYGKTGGTGLGTYSAMLIARSHGGTIRFETDDDRGTEVEVLLPTG, encoded by the coding sequence ATGGCTCAACAAAAGTTTTCTTCTCTCAGCGACGATCTTGACGAGGTAATACGACTGCTTCCTGTCGCCGCTTTTCTGATGGACGAACTGGGACGCATCCTTTTCGCAAACGAACGATTTCGTTCTATGGTCGCCCCTCCCGCCGCAGAGGATTTGACCATTTTCGATCTCATGCAGCTCGGGACGAGCGACACACAACGCGACACCTTCAGGGACATCCTTGCGCAAAGTCATGATGTTCTTTCCGTGAATGCAGACGGCAAGGCACGGCATCTGCACATCCGATTTTCGGATGCGCCTCTTCAATCCAGCCAGCTGTACATCGGCATAGTCGAAGACCGCACCGATCAGTTTACGACGCTCGCCGGTCTGCGCCAGAGCGAGGATCGCCTGGAAGCGATCTTTCAGTCCACTCCGCTTGGTATGTGTATTACCGATTCAAAGGGATACTTCGAAACCGTTAACCAGGCCTACTGTCGATTGTACGGCTACACGCCCCAGGAGCTGATCGGCCGTCACTTCACCATCGTCGTTCCTGAATCCCATAAGGCGCAGCTTGCGGATCTGCATGATCGTTTTATAGAAGAGGGCGCGGAGATTCGCGGCGAGTGGGATGTGCAACGCAAAGACGGCTCGATTCTGACCATCCTCGCCGACGCCGTGCGCATCGTCGGCAGCGACGGTTCCTATAAAAAGGTGACGTTCGCTATGGATATCACCGACAAGAAACGCGCCGAACGTCTGAAAGAAGATATCGAACAGATTACGCGTCACGATATCAAGTCGCCTCTGTCGGGCATCATGAGCCTTGCTCGATTCTCTAAAACGCAGGCAGGCATTCCCGAAGACGCTCGCAGAAAATTTGGCATGATTGAAGAATCGTGTCGCAAGATCTTCGATCTGCTCAACCTCTCGCGAGGAGTGTATCTGATGGAACAGGGCGAGTACACGCTTGACGTCTCTGAGGTTAACCTTCTCTCGCTTCTTGATCAGATTGTGAGCGATCTGCATGCAGAGACGGTGGCCCGGAACATCGATCTCCGGATCGAAAATGAAACGAATCAGGCGCTCATCTTTTATGGTGAAGAGTTGCTGCTCTACTCCATGCTCAGCAATCTCATACGCAACGCCGTCGAGGCCTCTCCGGAAGGCGAGAAGATCACCGTGCGTGTCATCCCACCTCAACGAAGAGACGAGACGTTGCGGATCTGCATCCATAACAAGGGTGCCATCCCCGAATCCATCCGACCCGTATTCTTTAACAAGTATGTGACATATGGTAAAACCGGCGGGACCGGCCTCGGGACCTACAGCGCCATGCTGATTGCGCGGAGTCACGGCGGGACCATCCGCTTTGAAACGGACGATGATCGCGGCACGGAGGTCGAGGTGCTTCTGCCGACGGGATGA